The following are encoded together in the Campylobacter devanensis genome:
- a CDS encoding FecCD family ABC transporter permease produces MRVFLVVVLLFVLLICASIFALLSGNLALSVADVMGVIAYKLFGIGELSATGEIVVWNLRVPRILIAILVGVSLACAGAIYQSIFRNPLVEPFILGASSGASFGASLAILLPSIFFSLELSAFTFGLLAVFLAYTLAFERGVTNSVALVLSGVIVGAIFSSLVGIMKYLSEDAQLREITFWMMGGLYHASWDDIAVNGLFGIPCFIIAFALSWKLNLLSLGDEEARSLGVNPQIYKAIFIVIATLLSALSVASVGIIAWIGLMMPHAARMLVGADNRVILPVAGLMGAIYLLLCDTLSRTLSSGEIPVGIIVSLLGAPFLLWILKVRSAKLFG; encoded by the coding sequence TTGAGAGTTTTTTTAGTTGTAGTTTTGCTCTTTGTTTTATTAATTTGCGCATCAATTTTTGCCTTGCTGAGTGGAAATTTAGCTCTAAGCGTAGCCGATGTGATGGGCGTGATTGCTTATAAGCTTTTTGGAATAGGAGAGCTAAGTGCAACTGGAGAGATTGTGGTATGGAATCTTAGAGTGCCTAGGATTTTAATAGCGATTTTAGTAGGAGTTTCTTTGGCGTGTGCTGGAGCGATTTATCAAAGTATTTTTAGAAATCCTTTAGTTGAGCCATTTATCTTAGGGGCTAGTTCTGGGGCTAGCTTTGGGGCTAGTCTTGCGATTTTATTGCCAAGCATCTTTTTTTCACTTGAGCTTAGTGCTTTTACTTTTGGACTGTTGGCGGTATTTTTAGCCTATACTTTAGCTTTTGAAAGAGGTGTTACAAATAGTGTTGCACTTGTGCTTTCAGGGGTTATTGTGGGGGCGATTTTTAGCTCGCTTGTTGGAATTATGAAGTATTTAAGCGAGGATGCTCAATTAAGAGAGATTACATTTTGGATGATGGGTGGACTATATCACGCTAGTTGGGATGATATAGCTGTAAATGGACTATTTGGTATACCGTGTTTTATCATTGCTTTTGCTCTTTCGTGGAAGCTAAATTTGCTTAGCCTTGGCGATGAAGAGGCTAGATCACTAGGTGTAAATCCTCAAATTTATAAAGCTATTTTTATCGTTATAGCAACTTTGCTTAGTGCTTTAAGCGTAGCAAGTGTAGGGATTATAGCGTGGATTGGACTAATGATGCCGCATGCTGCTAGAATGCTAGTAGGTGCTGATAATAGAGTGATTTTACCTGTAGCTGGACTGATGGGAGCGATTTATTTGCTGCTTTGTGATACTTTATCTAGGACACTAAGCAGCGGAGAAATTCCTGTAGGGATTATTGTTTCGCTACTTGGGGCGCCGTTTTTACTATGGATTTTAAAGGTTAGAAGTGCAAAACTATTTGGATAA
- a CDS encoding ABC transporter substrate-binding protein: MRFIIFFMFLASYAFGISVTDMRGKTVQIPSNLNRIATISDGFVESVMTHLGEIRRVSAIASWSLKRDYRYKIKGINEELEFTGLNTMRAMHPWLDALPCFNSPQGNIINYETLMQSAPQLIIVRVGDCTIGGADKAALEKTLSILEASKIPLVVLYSPTYTKNLATIKDEMRIIGEIFGKSEQTLKLYEYLVGIENLIKSRTQTATNQPKMLYLGLSLAAKKNGASGITYGIDTPESQLLTTTINAQNAFNLAKGSRIMISAEQIYALEPDVILLPTYNGYHPTFELYENESYANLRELKAVRQKRVYSLPWTPMNCSRRLEYPLELLIIAKAAHPDKFADINIGEFALEFYQKLYGVDIEAAKMLRSAQILDWTEQF, encoded by the coding sequence GTGAGATTTATTATTTTTTTTATGTTTTTAGCTAGCTATGCTTTTGGTATTAGTGTTACTGATATGCGTGGTAAAACCGTACAAATTCCATCAAATTTAAATAGAATAGCTACTATTAGCGATGGCTTTGTTGAGAGTGTTATGACTCACCTTGGTGAGATTCGCAGAGTTAGCGCAATTGCGTCTTGGTCGCTAAAGCGTGATTATAGATATAAGATTAAAGGCATAAACGAAGAGCTTGAATTTACTGGATTAAATACTATGAGAGCTATGCATCCATGGCTTGATGCTTTGCCATGCTTTAACTCACCTCAAGGCAATATTATCAACTATGAAACCCTAATGCAATCAGCCCCGCAACTTATTATAGTTCGAGTAGGGGATTGTACTATTGGTGGAGCAGATAAGGCGGCATTAGAAAAAACATTATCTATACTAGAAGCCTCCAAAATTCCTTTAGTTGTACTATACTCGCCTACATATACTAAAAATTTAGCTACGATAAAAGATGAAATGAGAATTATTGGTGAGATTTTTGGAAAGAGTGAGCAAACCTTAAAACTCTATGAGTATTTAGTTGGGATTGAGAATTTAATAAAATCTCGCACCCAAACTGCTACAAATCAGCCAAAAATGCTATATCTAGGCCTAAGTCTAGCAGCTAAGAAAAATGGCGCTAGTGGTATCACATATGGAATTGATACTCCAGAATCTCAGCTCTTAACTACTACTATAAATGCTCAAAACGCATTTAATTTGGCTAAAGGCTCTAGGATAATGATTAGTGCAGAACAGATATATGCGCTTGAACCTGATGTTATATTGCTACCTACATATAATGGCTATCATCCAACATTTGAACTTTATGAAAATGAGAGTTATGCTAATTTACGTGAGTTAAAGGCTGTGCGTCAAAAACGAGTATATTCACTTCCATGGACGCCGATGAACTGCTCAAGGCGTCTAGAATATCCTTTGGAGCTTTTAATAATTGCAAAAGCAGCGCATCCAGATAAATTTGCTGATATAAATATTGGTGAGTTTGCGCTAGAGTTTTACCAAAAATTATATGGGGTAGATATAGAGGCTGCTAAAATGCTTCGTTCAGCACAAATTTTGGATTGGACTGAGCAGTTTTGA